A genomic window from Thermococcus nautili includes:
- a CDS encoding tripartite tricarboxylate transporter permease — translation MLREALLGLLLGTFTGITPGIHVNTLASLLRGFGLSAVVLFAMGLTHTFLDAIPSTFLGVPDEGTALGVLPAHRLVLGGKGLEVVRIALIASFLAVIFFLPLVPIYLRLAPLYRPAFGKFAVLLLILLLVFTERGVKKIYALFVILLSGILGLFILSLPLNEPFYVLFTGFFGVPVIVSSLLAGTKRVEPGSPELEITPKGLVLFSFLGTLFGMLASLLPAFTASQAALLGSFISRDERSFLTIVYSVNTANFLFAFLNFLETGRERNGVVTLMEPLSVKALPAFLLVALFVGLAVLLYGEPLARFLAGALSRLPYRFINLTVLAFLVLLAFIFDGLPGLFALTASSIVGYLTVLLGVKRTVCMSSLMLPVLLR, via the coding sequence TTGCTCCGGGAAGCACTGTTAGGTCTCCTGCTCGGCACTTTCACGGGAATAACGCCGGGAATCCACGTGAACACTTTGGCTTCCCTTCTCCGCGGTTTCGGCCTAAGCGCGGTCGTTCTCTTTGCGATGGGGCTGACTCATACGTTCCTTGATGCAATCCCTTCAACCTTCCTCGGCGTTCCCGATGAGGGTACGGCCCTCGGCGTTCTTCCGGCTCACCGGCTCGTGCTCGGCGGTAAGGGCCTTGAGGTCGTCAGGATAGCGCTCATCGCGAGCTTTCTGGCGGTCATATTCTTCCTCCCGCTGGTTCCCATCTACCTTCGCCTCGCTCCCCTCTACAGGCCCGCCTTTGGAAAGTTTGCCGTCCTGCTCCTAATCCTTCTTCTCGTCTTCACCGAGCGGGGCGTGAAAAAGATTTATGCGCTCTTCGTAATCCTTCTCTCGGGGATTCTTGGCCTTTTTATTCTCTCGCTCCCGCTGAACGAGCCATTTTATGTCCTCTTCACCGGGTTCTTCGGCGTTCCGGTTATAGTTTCCTCCCTCCTGGCCGGGACCAAGCGAGTAGAGCCTGGCAGTCCGGAGCTCGAGATTACCCCCAAAGGGCTCGTCCTATTCTCTTTCCTGGGGACGCTCTTCGGTATGCTTGCTTCCCTTCTTCCGGCCTTCACGGCATCGCAGGCGGCCCTGCTCGGCTCGTTCATCTCCCGGGACGAGCGCTCGTTCCTGACAATCGTCTACTCCGTTAACACCGCCAACTTCCTCTTCGCCTTTCTCAACTTCCTTGAAACGGGAAGGGAAAGAAACGGAGTGGTGACGCTAATGGAGCCTTTGAGCGTCAAAGCCCTCCCGGCGTTCCTACTCGTTGCGCTCTTCGTGGGCCTCGCGGTTCTCCTCTACGGCGAGCCCCTTGCAAGGTTTCTGGCGGGGGCCCTCTCAAGACTTCCGTACCGGTTTATCAACCTCACTGTTCTGGCGTTTCTGGTTCTCCTGGCCTTCATCTTCGACGGCCTTCCGGGCCTGTTCGCGCTGACCGCTTCCTCGATTGTGGGTTACCTAACCGTTCTCCTCGGGGTGAAGAGAACGGTCTGCATGAGCTCCCTGATGCTCCCGGTCCTGCTAAGATGA
- a CDS encoding MBL fold metallo-hydrolase: MIEITFLGSGGGRFITITQFRSTGGFHIRASRNVYVDPGPGALVRSWRYKLDPRRLDAIFVSHRHVDHCNDLEVMVEAMTGGALKKRGTLIASKSVVYGDETHTPAISKYHIEVLESVHTPEPGNKIAIGEEEFLITPSQHSDPTTIGFRMKTAYGDISYIPDTAYFDGLIEWHDGARVIIAAITRPRDMGIPYHLSTDDAVEMLKSMEKKPEVLVMSHIGMKMHFANPYKEAKYIETVTGVKTYVAKEGFKVMIDKREIAVRTLRPARFV, translated from the coding sequence GTGATAGAGATAACCTTCCTCGGAAGCGGGGGCGGGAGGTTCATCACAATAACCCAGTTCCGCTCCACGGGGGGATTCCACATACGGGCGAGCAGGAACGTTTACGTTGACCCTGGGCCGGGAGCGCTCGTCAGGAGCTGGCGCTACAAGCTCGACCCGAGAAGATTAGATGCAATCTTCGTCTCCCACAGGCACGTCGACCACTGCAACGACCTTGAGGTCATGGTCGAGGCCATGACAGGCGGTGCGCTCAAGAAGAGGGGAACGCTGATAGCTTCGAAGAGCGTCGTCTACGGCGACGAGACTCATACACCTGCGATAAGCAAGTATCACATAGAGGTTCTTGAGAGCGTCCACACGCCAGAGCCGGGCAACAAGATAGCGATAGGCGAGGAGGAGTTCCTCATAACCCCGAGCCAGCACTCGGACCCGACGACGATAGGCTTCCGCATGAAGACCGCCTACGGCGACATCTCCTACATTCCCGACACGGCCTACTTCGATGGCCTGATAGAGTGGCACGACGGGGCGAGGGTCATCATAGCGGCGATAACGCGCCCGAGGGACATGGGGATTCCCTACCACCTCAGCACCGACGATGCCGTTGAAATGCTCAAGAGCATGGAGAAAAAACCCGAAGTACTGGTAATGAGCCACATCGGCATGAAGATGCACTTCGCCAACCCCTACAAGGAGGCAAAATACATCGAAACGGTGACCGGCGTCAAGACCTACGTCGCAAAGGAGGGCTTCAAGGTCATGATAGACAAAAGGGAAATAGCCGTCAGGACCCTTCGACCCGCGCGCTTCGTTTGA
- a CDS encoding M20 family metallo-hydrolase gives MEFEGVLKEVESLRDEMVKTLVELIKIPAISPDYGYEGEYDKAQKLLEIIRDWPFDKVEVYNAPDERAKNGVRPNVLAYYYGEKGEESERLWILTHIDVVPPGDLSKWTVTEPFKPLVKDGKVYGRGSEDNGQSLVASLYAVRAMMNLGIRPKRTVILAFVSDEETGSKYGIGWLMKEHPELFREDDLVLVPDGGNEDGTFIEVAEKGILWFKLKVKGQQVHASMPDKGLNAHRVALDLAYNLDKRLHEKYSEKDELFDPPESTFEPTMGGNPADSPNIIPGEHEVVFDCRVLPRYSLDDILRDVEDVAKEVKERHRKELDGKVLPEIEVEVLQRGDPAPPTDPNSEIVRLLKEAIKELRGKEAKVGGIGGGTFAAFFRRKGIPAVVWATLDEMAHQPNEYAKIDNMVEDAKVMAYLALR, from the coding sequence ATGGAGTTCGAAGGGGTTCTGAAGGAAGTTGAAAGCTTAAGGGATGAGATGGTAAAGACGCTCGTCGAGCTGATTAAGATTCCGGCCATAAGCCCCGACTACGGCTACGAGGGGGAGTACGACAAGGCGCAGAAGCTGCTTGAGATTATCAGGGACTGGCCCTTCGATAAGGTCGAGGTCTACAACGCCCCCGACGAGAGGGCCAAGAACGGGGTCAGGCCGAACGTATTGGCCTATTACTACGGCGAGAAAGGCGAGGAGAGCGAGAGGCTCTGGATTCTTACGCACATCGACGTCGTTCCGCCGGGAGACCTGAGCAAGTGGACCGTTACGGAGCCCTTCAAACCGCTCGTCAAGGACGGTAAGGTCTACGGGCGCGGAAGCGAGGACAACGGGCAGAGTTTGGTTGCTTCGCTCTACGCTGTAAGGGCCATGATGAACCTCGGGATAAGGCCGAAGAGAACCGTCATTTTGGCCTTCGTCAGCGACGAGGAAACCGGGAGCAAGTACGGAATCGGGTGGCTGATGAAGGAGCACCCGGAGCTGTTCAGGGAAGACGACCTCGTTCTCGTCCCGGACGGCGGAAACGAGGACGGAACGTTCATAGAGGTTGCCGAAAAGGGAATCCTCTGGTTCAAGCTCAAGGTCAAGGGCCAGCAGGTGCACGCGAGCATGCCGGACAAGGGCCTGAACGCACACCGCGTTGCACTTGATTTGGCCTACAACCTCGACAAAAGGCTTCACGAGAAGTACAGCGAGAAGGACGAGCTCTTCGACCCGCCGGAGAGCACCTTCGAGCCAACGATGGGAGGAAACCCGGCTGACAGCCCCAACATAATCCCAGGCGAGCACGAGGTCGTTTTCGACTGCAGGGTTCTGCCGAGGTACAGCCTCGACGATATTCTCAGGGACGTTGAAGATGTCGCGAAAGAAGTTAAGGAGAGGCACAGGAAGGAGCTTGACGGGAAGGTTCTTCCCGAAATCGAGGTGGAAGTCCTTCAGAGGGGCGACCCGGCACCGCCGACCGACCCGAACAGCGAGATAGTGAGGCTCCTGAAGGAGGCGATAAAGGAGCTACGCGGAAAGGAAGCCAAGGTAGGGGGCATAGGAGGCGGAACCTTCGCGGCGTTCTTCAGGAGGAAGGGCATCCCAGCGGTCGTCTGGGCGACGCTCGACGAGATGGCTCACCAGCCCAACGAGTATGCGAAGATTGACAACATGGTCGAAGACGCCAAGGTAATGGCCTACCTCGCCCTGCGCTGA
- a CDS encoding TrmB family transcriptional regulator, with product MREEEIIEKLQKLGLTKYESLAYITLLKLGPSKATDITKESGIPHTRVYDVLSSLHRKGFVDVMHGTPRLYRPVNPEVVLERIKEEFIEDIEKLKEAFVELYKQTHGQELPEIWTILGFDNTLERVQHIIRTARYEVLINTPYEFLELLRRDIKARKDVIFVIITNLPDEIPDWLKADNILLARTGGAPWLMASWIIGDADYSIFFGAIPKDRRREKFYSFWAKSPRAVFQYMHWFYTIYFDNSEVVKPINYEALSKPLTFVNVRTLITILKHVGLPREAEITGKLVDTREPVELHGKIVDYEYTPLVANVTIEAGGNRWKVGGISSYVEDVEGEKFILLE from the coding sequence ATGAGGGAGGAGGAAATCATTGAAAAGCTCCAGAAGCTCGGACTCACGAAGTACGAGAGTTTAGCGTACATAACCCTTCTCAAGCTCGGCCCGAGCAAGGCCACCGACATAACCAAGGAGAGCGGCATTCCGCACACGAGGGTCTACGACGTCCTCAGCTCGCTCCACAGGAAGGGCTTCGTCGATGTTATGCACGGAACTCCAAGGCTCTACCGCCCGGTTAATCCTGAGGTCGTCCTCGAGCGCATAAAGGAGGAGTTCATAGAGGACATCGAGAAGCTCAAGGAGGCGTTTGTCGAGCTCTACAAGCAGACCCACGGCCAGGAGTTACCGGAGATATGGACGATTCTCGGCTTCGACAACACCCTTGAGAGGGTTCAGCACATAATAAGAACCGCCCGCTACGAGGTTCTAATCAACACGCCCTACGAGTTCCTTGAGCTTCTCAGGCGGGATATAAAGGCCAGAAAGGACGTAATCTTCGTGATAATCACAAACCTGCCCGATGAAATTCCCGACTGGCTCAAGGCGGACAACATACTCCTCGCGAGAACCGGCGGTGCCCCCTGGCTTATGGCGAGCTGGATAATCGGCGACGCGGACTACTCGATATTCTTCGGCGCGATTCCCAAGGACAGGAGGCGGGAGAAGTTCTACTCCTTCTGGGCCAAGAGCCCGAGGGCGGTCTTCCAGTACATGCACTGGTTCTACACGATTTACTTCGACAACAGCGAGGTTGTCAAACCCATCAACTACGAGGCACTCTCAAAGCCCCTGACCTTCGTCAACGTCAGGACGCTCATCACGATACTCAAGCACGTTGGTCTTCCGCGGGAGGCCGAAATCACCGGAAAGCTCGTCGATACGAGGGAGCCGGTGGAGCTCCACGGAAAGATAGTGGACTATGAATACACCCCGCTCGTGGCCAACGTGACGATAGAGGCCGGCGGCAACCGCTGGAAGGTCGGCGGAATAAGCAGTTACGTCGAGGACGTCGAGGGCGAGAAGTTCATACTCCTCGAGTGA
- a CDS encoding UPF0146 family protein: MLEKLAEFIAQTFPRGKAVELGIGFQTKVALRLTELGYDVLAIDWNEKAVENARKAGIKALRDDLFRPRLSLYRDAVVLYSVRPTPEIMKPIVELSRKTGVPLVILPLSGDSVPRPLRLMNYGGLAIYVYKP; encoded by the coding sequence ATGCTCGAGAAACTGGCGGAGTTCATAGCCCAGACCTTCCCGCGGGGAAAGGCGGTTGAGCTCGGCATAGGCTTCCAGACGAAAGTGGCTTTAAGGCTGACCGAGCTCGGCTACGACGTTTTAGCAATAGACTGGAACGAAAAGGCAGTTGAGAACGCGAGGAAAGCCGGCATAAAAGCCCTCCGCGACGACCTCTTCAGGCCGAGGCTCAGCCTTTACAGGGACGCGGTGGTTCTCTACTCCGTAAGGCCAACGCCCGAGATAATGAAGCCCATCGTTGAGCTAAGCCGAAAGACAGGCGTTCCCCTCGTGATTCTGCCCCTGAGCGGTGACTCCGTGCCCAGACCGCTGAGGCTCATGAACTACGGTGGGCTAGCAATATACGTTTATAAGCCGTGA
- a CDS encoding class I SAM-dependent rRNA methyltransferase: MARVIVDAQAARAIGKGAMIVFKKGVVRTEGEFEPGDIVEVYTRGGKFLGRGFVNPNSNIMVRLLIKDKDTPITKELFKERIRKANEYRKKVLGYDKAYRMVYGEADYLPGLIVDRFNEIASLQISSIGMERFKLDLAEAIMEVEPEIETVFEKNTGRSRRKEGLPEIERVLLGKEKYRTVIEEGKAKFIVDMRGQKTGFFLDQRENRIALEKYVKPGMRVLDVFTYTGGFAIHAAVAGAEEVVAVDKSPRAIETAKENARLNSVEDRMRFIVGSAFPVMEEMLRRGEKFDIVILDPPAFVQHEKDLQRGLRAYFNVNHAGLKLVKEGGILVTCSCSQHVDMQAFKDMVIAAGAKAGKFLKMLEPYRTQAPDHPILMASKDTEYLKCLFLYVEDMR; this comes from the coding sequence ATGGCGAGGGTAATCGTTGACGCCCAGGCGGCGAGGGCCATAGGGAAGGGCGCGATGATAGTCTTCAAGAAGGGTGTCGTGAGAACCGAGGGCGAGTTTGAACCCGGAGACATAGTCGAGGTCTACACGAGGGGAGGGAAGTTCCTCGGCAGGGGCTTCGTCAACCCCAACTCGAACATAATGGTCCGCCTGCTCATCAAAGATAAAGACACCCCGATAACGAAGGAGCTCTTCAAGGAGAGGATTAGGAAGGCCAACGAGTACAGAAAGAAGGTTCTTGGCTACGACAAAGCTTACAGAATGGTCTACGGCGAGGCTGACTATTTACCGGGCCTGATAGTCGACCGCTTCAACGAGATAGCCTCACTTCAGATTTCGAGCATCGGCATGGAGAGGTTTAAGCTCGATTTGGCCGAGGCCATAATGGAGGTCGAGCCTGAAATAGAGACAGTCTTCGAGAAGAACACCGGGCGCTCGAGGAGAAAGGAAGGTTTACCTGAGATAGAGCGCGTTCTCCTCGGCAAGGAGAAGTACAGGACGGTAATAGAGGAAGGAAAGGCCAAGTTCATCGTCGACATGCGCGGTCAGAAGACGGGCTTCTTCCTCGACCAGCGCGAGAACAGGATAGCTCTGGAGAAGTACGTCAAGCCGGGAATGAGGGTTCTCGACGTCTTCACATACACCGGTGGCTTCGCGATACACGCGGCGGTGGCTGGAGCCGAGGAAGTGGTTGCCGTTGACAAGTCCCCACGGGCCATCGAAACCGCCAAGGAGAACGCTAGGCTCAACAGCGTCGAAGACAGAATGAGGTTCATCGTCGGTTCCGCCTTCCCCGTTATGGAGGAGATGCTCAGGAGGGGCGAGAAGTTCGACATAGTTATCCTTGACCCACCTGCCTTCGTCCAGCACGAGAAGGACCTCCAGCGCGGGCTCAGGGCTTACTTCAATGTCAACCACGCCGGCCTGAAGCTCGTTAAGGAGGGTGGAATCCTCGTCACCTGCTCCTGCTCCCAGCACGTTGACATGCAGGCCTTCAAGGACATGGTCATCGCCGCTGGGGCAAAGGCCGGCAAGTTCCTCAAGATGCTCGAACCCTACAGGACTCAGGCCCCGGACCACCCGATACTCATGGCCTCGAAGGACACCGAATACCTTAAGTGTCTCTTCCTCTACGTTGAGGATATGCGCTGA
- a CDS encoding RlmF-related methyltransferase: MPLWKDGKLGLPVREAVKLFPELEEYVDERGRLDFSNRKARILYNRAIAKALFGLEIEYHPRGLVTPPISRYLFLKTFLRGGEKVLEIGTGHTAMMALMAERLFDCEVTATELDDEFFEYARRNINRNLARVRLIKSNGGIIRGVIPEGERFDVIFSAPPYYERPTKGVLTEREGVGGGKHGEAFSVKLIEEARDYLRPGGRVALFLPDKEGLIRVIAEKGEKLGYLVKDIRFKAGARWRHSLILKL; this comes from the coding sequence ATGCCCCTCTGGAAGGACGGAAAGCTTGGACTGCCTGTGAGGGAAGCGGTTAAGCTCTTTCCGGAGCTGGAGGAATACGTTGACGAGCGCGGAAGGCTCGACTTCTCGAACAGAAAAGCCAGAATACTCTACAACAGAGCCATAGCGAAGGCCCTCTTCGGGCTGGAGATAGAATACCATCCTCGCGGTCTCGTGACGCCCCCGATATCGCGCTACCTCTTCCTTAAGACGTTTTTGAGGGGCGGGGAGAAGGTTCTGGAGATTGGGACCGGGCACACCGCGATGATGGCACTTATGGCTGAGAGACTCTTCGACTGTGAGGTAACGGCCACGGAGCTGGACGATGAGTTCTTCGAGTACGCGAGGAGGAACATCAATCGGAACCTCGCTAGGGTCAGGCTAATCAAGAGCAACGGGGGGATAATCAGGGGAGTAATCCCCGAAGGAGAGCGCTTCGACGTCATCTTCTCAGCTCCTCCCTACTACGAGAGGCCGACCAAGGGAGTTCTCACGGAGAGGGAAGGCGTTGGCGGGGGAAAGCACGGCGAGGCCTTCTCGGTGAAACTTATTGAGGAAGCGAGGGACTACCTACGGCCCGGCGGAAGGGTGGCCCTCTTCCTGCCCGACAAGGAGGGGCTGATAAGGGTTATAGCCGAGAAGGGAGAAAAGCTGGGCTATTTGGTGAAAGACATTCGGTTTAAAGCTGGGGCGCGGTGGAGGCACAGCTTGATATTGAAGCTGTGA
- a CDS encoding glycogen synthase yields the protein MRVLILSFEYLPVKVGGLAEAVTSIAEGLVELGNEVIVFTPDHGRSLGEPFLTFRLSFEGRTVEVTARKREQNGVTVYTLSGDLLDTDVYPDWETLLRKAVLFGKASAGLLNHLIETFKPDVLHAHDWHTVFALGLLKKYFSPKTVFTVHRLNKARIPAGYFHEANLGELAPYPEIDPEHTACYIADAVTTVSKSYLLEEWDFFRSFDGKVTHVFNGIDCSFWSEELLENADRPREERRRLILGRFGLSDGRAFMFIGRFDRAQKGVDTLLRAIEILSGDPSFREMRFIIVGKGDPGLEAWAKAVENRFPENVRVITDVLPRETVRELYGSVDFVVIPSYFEPFGLVQLEAMCLGAIPIASAVGGLKDTIIDLNADPENATGILVPPRDAFALARAMVSAKELDEGTLTRLRENAKRRARRDFTWEKACRRYLLVYTGAVDKAMPFLL from the coding sequence ATGCGCGTCCTCATACTCTCTTTCGAATACCTGCCGGTTAAGGTCGGTGGCCTAGCGGAGGCCGTTACGAGCATAGCTGAAGGTCTTGTCGAGCTCGGCAACGAGGTAATCGTCTTCACCCCCGACCACGGGCGGAGCCTCGGCGAGCCGTTTCTCACCTTCAGGCTCTCCTTCGAGGGCAGAACCGTCGAGGTAACCGCCAGAAAGCGGGAGCAGAACGGGGTCACGGTTTACACGCTCTCAGGAGACCTCCTCGACACCGACGTCTATCCCGACTGGGAGACCCTCCTCAGGAAGGCCGTCCTCTTCGGCAAGGCCTCCGCCGGTCTGCTCAACCACCTTATTGAGACCTTCAAGCCGGACGTCCTCCACGCCCACGACTGGCACACGGTCTTCGCCCTCGGACTTTTGAAGAAGTACTTCTCTCCCAAAACCGTTTTTACGGTTCACAGGCTCAATAAGGCCAGGATTCCAGCGGGCTACTTCCACGAGGCCAACTTGGGCGAGCTCGCGCCTTATCCCGAGATAGACCCCGAGCACACCGCCTGCTACATAGCCGACGCGGTAACGACCGTTAGCAAGAGCTACCTCCTCGAGGAATGGGACTTCTTCAGGAGCTTCGACGGCAAGGTGACGCACGTCTTCAACGGCATAGACTGCTCCTTCTGGAGTGAGGAACTCCTTGAGAACGCCGATAGGCCGAGGGAGGAGCGGAGACGGCTAATCCTCGGGCGCTTTGGTTTGAGCGACGGAAGGGCCTTCATGTTCATCGGCCGCTTCGACAGGGCCCAGAAGGGCGTTGACACGCTCCTCAGGGCGATAGAGATACTCTCCGGCGACCCCTCTTTTAGGGAGATGCGCTTCATCATCGTCGGCAAGGGCGACCCGGGATTGGAGGCCTGGGCTAAAGCCGTTGAGAACCGCTTCCCTGAGAACGTCAGGGTAATCACCGACGTCCTGCCGAGGGAAACTGTCCGCGAGCTCTACGGCTCGGTGGACTTCGTGGTGATTCCCTCTTACTTCGAGCCCTTTGGATTGGTTCAGCTTGAGGCGATGTGCCTCGGGGCGATTCCAATAGCGAGCGCCGTCGGTGGGCTCAAGGACACGATAATAGACCTCAACGCCGACCCGGAGAACGCCACCGGAATCCTCGTCCCGCCGAGAGATGCATTCGCCCTCGCGAGGGCCATGGTTTCTGCCAAGGAACTCGACGAAGGGACACTCACAAGGCTTCGCGAGAACGCCAAAAGGCGCGCGAGAAGGGACTTCACATGGGAGAAGGCCTGCAGGCGCTACCTGCTCGTTTACACCGGCGCTGTGGACAAGGCGATGCCCTTCCTGCTCTAA
- a CDS encoding DUF5748 family protein, with protein MHFDVVKEFLEEIGADWIELDGEVHLEPEVFYEVWKYIGQPELKTYVVEDEVVEPGSYDPPEMKYTDVKKIKVKKVYFETLDGKRIVTDYSEFQKIMKEKSA; from the coding sequence ATGCACTTCGACGTTGTAAAGGAGTTCTTGGAAGAGATTGGCGCCGACTGGATTGAGCTCGACGGTGAAGTCCACCTCGAGCCCGAGGTCTTCTACGAGGTTTGGAAGTACATAGGCCAGCCCGAGCTGAAGACCTACGTCGTCGAGGACGAGGTTGTCGAGCCAGGCTCCTACGACCCGCCCGAGATGAAGTACACCGACGTCAAGAAGATTAAGGTCAAGAAGGTGTACTTCGAGACCCTCGACGGCAAGAGAATCGTGACGGATTACTCCGAGTTCCAGAAGATTATGAAGGAGAAGTCCGCCTGA
- a CDS encoding fibroblast growth factor, whose amino-acid sequence MSSLLFVSLALSRYSPEKDSFTGLCVYSSGSISVLYNGTVTVALGKSLELGKAYTVQGRLRATNRGLWMDVSSVVPANATFPLEIIEGAYWYSNGPVLLTPSRVRLAYPLNASKGSLVRLEGLTYGSKFYPVNVEELGYLKEPRNGMPYPLEGVVLYPGNPATVWNGSEEFRVYLPHGLSLRPGLRVKVLGVVRLYSTITLYVNSGDDVNVLGSAEEKPLNLAEIGDIATGECLVIKSTSRYLKLDCTDLKLYGFSARVGDTVRFEALRRKSSLLCLNCSVVKPREELPNDICSFNEGSFSRISGKVAWVKVYRNGFGIANVTNGTCSVLLKLPSRLGVSLTENESVTAYGFFTTYRGKPAFEVQSGEDLCSGKHC is encoded by the coding sequence TTGTCATCACTCCTCTTCGTTTCCCTTGCGCTTAGCCGTTACTCCCCAGAGAAAGACTCCTTCACCGGCCTCTGCGTTTATTCTTCTGGCTCCATCTCGGTCCTCTACAACGGCACGGTCACGGTCGCACTCGGGAAGTCTTTGGAGCTCGGAAAGGCCTACACAGTTCAGGGCAGGCTCAGAGCGACCAACCGCGGTCTCTGGATGGACGTTTCCTCAGTAGTCCCCGCAAACGCGACGTTTCCCTTAGAAATTATTGAAGGGGCCTACTGGTACTCCAACGGCCCCGTTCTGCTCACTCCTTCGAGGGTCCGCCTCGCCTATCCACTCAACGCTTCCAAGGGAAGCCTCGTGAGGCTTGAGGGCCTGACCTACGGCTCGAAGTTCTATCCCGTCAATGTTGAAGAGCTCGGCTATTTGAAGGAACCCCGCAATGGCATGCCCTACCCTCTTGAGGGCGTCGTCCTCTACCCGGGCAACCCCGCAACGGTCTGGAACGGGAGCGAGGAGTTCAGGGTTTACCTCCCCCACGGCCTTTCCCTCAGACCGGGCCTTCGCGTCAAAGTCCTCGGCGTTGTGAGGCTTTACTCGACGATTACCCTCTACGTGAATTCCGGCGACGACGTTAACGTCCTCGGGTCTGCCGAGGAGAAGCCCCTCAACCTGGCCGAAATTGGTGATATAGCCACCGGCGAGTGTCTCGTTATCAAAAGTACCTCCCGCTACCTGAAGCTCGACTGCACAGACTTGAAGCTCTACGGCTTCAGCGCGAGAGTCGGCGACACGGTTCGCTTCGAGGCCCTGAGAAGGAAGTCCAGTTTGCTCTGCCTGAACTGCTCCGTTGTAAAACCCCGGGAAGAGTTGCCAAACGACATATGCTCCTTCAACGAAGGCTCCTTCTCGAGAATCTCGGGAAAAGTCGCGTGGGTAAAAGTTTACAGAAACGGCTTTGGCATAGCAAACGTAACAAACGGCACCTGCTCGGTTCTCCTCAAGCTCCCATCGAGGCTTGGTGTCTCTCTGACTGAAAACGAGAGCGTAACGGCCTACGGCTTCTTCACGACCTACCGCGGAAAGCCGGCGTTTGAAGTTCAGTCGGGTGAGGACCTTTGCTCCGGGAAGCACTGTTAG
- the glmM gene encoding phosphoglucosamine mutase, with product MKLFGTAGIRGRLWEKVTPELALKVGMAVGTYKSGKAVVARDGRTSSIMLKNALISGLLASGMEVLDADLIPTPALAWATREHGDAGVMITASHNPPTDNGIKVFNGDGTEFYVEQERELEEIVFSGNFRKAEWNEIKTVKPLDVIDDYIGAVLDFVNHETGLKVLYDGANGSGSVLAPYLLREMGAKVISVNAHVDGHFPGRKPEPRYENIAYLGELVKELGVDLAIAQDGDADRIAVFDEKGNYVDEDTVIALFARYYVEENGGGTVVTSINTGSRIDEVVEKAGGKVVRVPLGQPHDGIKKYGAIFAGEPWKLVHPKFGNWIDSFVTMTLLIKMIDENGPLSKLVSEIPVYYLRKENVPCPDELKGKVIEKAREELEKALGEEIKEVLTISGYRFQLRDGSWVLVRPSGTEPKIRVVVEGPSEKRRDELFELAYKTVAKEVEKLKRSARVEGS from the coding sequence ATGAAGCTCTTCGGCACCGCGGGGATTCGGGGGAGGCTCTGGGAGAAGGTGACGCCCGAGCTTGCATTGAAGGTCGGTATGGCCGTTGGAACATACAAGAGCGGAAAAGCTGTTGTCGCGAGGGACGGGAGGACCTCAAGCATCATGCTCAAGAACGCTCTGATAAGCGGTCTGCTCGCGAGCGGGATGGAGGTTTTAGATGCCGATTTGATTCCAACTCCAGCTTTAGCATGGGCAACGAGGGAGCACGGCGACGCTGGAGTTATGATTACAGCCTCCCACAATCCCCCGACCGACAACGGGATAAAGGTCTTCAACGGCGACGGGACGGAATTCTACGTCGAGCAGGAGAGGGAGCTTGAGGAGATAGTCTTCTCTGGGAACTTCAGGAAGGCAGAGTGGAACGAGATTAAAACGGTTAAGCCCCTCGACGTTATAGACGACTACATCGGAGCGGTTCTCGACTTCGTGAACCACGAGACGGGCCTTAAAGTCCTCTACGACGGGGCCAACGGCTCCGGGAGCGTTTTGGCGCCTTACCTGCTCCGCGAGATGGGGGCGAAAGTGATAAGCGTGAACGCCCACGTCGACGGCCACTTCCCGGGGAGGAAGCCCGAGCCGAGGTACGAGAACATCGCCTACCTCGGGGAGCTTGTTAAAGAACTCGGCGTTGATTTGGCTATAGCACAGGACGGCGACGCTGACAGGATAGCGGTCTTCGACGAGAAGGGTAACTACGTTGACGAGGACACGGTAATAGCGCTCTTCGCCAGGTACTACGTTGAAGAAAACGGCGGGGGAACGGTTGTTACGTCGATAAACACCGGGTCGAGGATTGATGAGGTGGTTGAAAAGGCCGGGGGAAAGGTCGTTAGAGTCCCACTCGGCCAGCCCCACGACGGCATAAAGAAATACGGAGCCATCTTCGCCGGCGAACCCTGGAAGCTCGTCCATCCAAAGTTTGGCAACTGGATTGACAGCTTCGTGACGATGACGCTCCTGATTAAGATGATTGACGAGAACGGCCCGCTCTCGAAGCTCGTCTCCGAGATTCCGGTCTATTACCTGAGGAAGGAAAACGTCCCGTGCCCGGACGAACTCAAGGGGAAGGTCATCGAAAAGGCTAGGGAAGAGCTTGAGAAGGCCTTAGGGGAGGAAATCAAAGAAGTCCTCACGATTTCAGGCTACCGCTTCCAGCTGAGGGACGGCTCGTGGGTTCTCGTCAGGCCGAGCGGGACGGAGCCGAAGATTCGCGTCGTCGTCGAGGGACCGAGCGAAAAGAGAAGGGACGAGCTCTTCGAGTTAGCTTATAAAACGGTTGCAAAAGAAGTGGAAAAGCTCAAACGAAGCGCGCGGGTCGAAGGGTCCTGA